Proteins from a genomic interval of Paenibacillus sp. FSL H8-0048:
- a CDS encoding CoA-binding protein — MSFENPSREEIGEILAAAGNIAVVGLSDKTDRTSYMVAGAMQSRGYRIIPVNPSVDGEILGEKCYHTLAEIPEPVDIVNVFRRSEYCAAVAQEAADIGARVLWLQQGIISQEAADIAAANHMIAIMDRCIKVEEAITMKGRSRG, encoded by the coding sequence ATGAGCTTTGAGAACCCTAGCAGGGAAGAGATCGGCGAGATTCTGGCTGCGGCAGGCAATATCGCTGTTGTTGGCCTATCCGACAAAACTGACCGCACCTCATATATGGTTGCAGGGGCTATGCAGAGCCGGGGCTACCGGATCATTCCGGTCAACCCGTCAGTGGACGGGGAGATCCTGGGCGAGAAATGCTACCATACGCTGGCGGAGATTCCGGAGCCGGTGGATATTGTGAATGTATTCCGCCGCAGTGAATACTGCGCGGCTGTTGCGCAGGAGGCTGCTGATATCGGCGCACGTGTGCTTTGGCTGCAGCAAGGGATCATTAGTCAAGAGGCGGCGGACATTGCCGCTGCCAATCATATGATCGCGATCATGGACCGCTGCATTAAGGTGGAGGAAGCGATTACGATGAAGGGCCGGAGCCGGGGATAA